One genomic segment of Bradyrhizobium diazoefficiens includes these proteins:
- a CDS encoding phenylacetaldoxime dehydratase family protein produces MESAIPLHLETARTRHKRVPDDYQPPYPSFVARYKPAVSRVVMAYFGVQYRGSATAAVTEALVEIAGLFAGEGGPSHWDRAHYVEQAGYETIVSVAYWDDIARFDGWFMLAREAWTGRQRDGLGTFIEVLRPTLARHETLFSSLGRPEGVAAIADGMSGEVQEHAYWGGMRDRIPLSQTDPMSPVGNPELIRDGARLRVKPHDNLCLIRSGQDWSDTEASERKLYLDDVEPVLREGMEFLRDEGLAIGCYANRYMQVLAADGSVSEKSYGQSWWKSLAALERWAESHPTHVRIFGAAMKYLSTLGPSAKLRLYHEVTVAAADEQFFEYLNCRAKTGMLAAVETVGG; encoded by the coding sequence ATGGAATCCGCAATTCCTCTGCATCTCGAGACGGCGCGTACGCGCCACAAGCGCGTGCCTGATGACTACCAGCCGCCATATCCGTCCTTCGTGGCGCGCTACAAGCCGGCCGTGAGCCGGGTCGTGATGGCCTATTTCGGCGTACAGTATCGTGGGTCAGCGACGGCGGCAGTGACCGAGGCGCTCGTTGAGATCGCCGGCCTGTTCGCTGGCGAGGGTGGCCCCTCGCATTGGGACCGCGCGCATTATGTCGAACAGGCCGGTTACGAGACCATCGTCTCGGTGGCCTATTGGGACGACATCGCGCGCTTCGACGGCTGGTTTATGTTGGCGCGCGAGGCCTGGACTGGAAGGCAGCGCGATGGGCTTGGCACCTTTATCGAGGTGCTGCGTCCGACGCTCGCGCGGCACGAGACGCTGTTTTCCTCGCTCGGCCGGCCCGAGGGCGTCGCGGCAATCGCCGACGGCATGAGCGGCGAGGTGCAGGAGCACGCTTATTGGGGCGGCATGCGCGACCGCATTCCGCTGTCACAGACCGATCCGATGTCGCCGGTCGGCAATCCAGAGCTGATCCGCGATGGTGCGCGGCTGCGCGTGAAACCACATGACAATCTCTGCCTGATCCGCTCCGGGCAGGACTGGAGCGATACCGAGGCGTCGGAGCGAAAGCTCTATCTCGACGACGTCGAGCCGGTGCTGCGCGAGGGCATGGAATTTCTGCGCGACGAGGGTCTTGCGATCGGCTGCTACGCCAACCGGTACATGCAGGTGCTCGCGGCCGACGGCAGCGTCAGCGAAAAGTCCTACGGCCAGAGCTGGTGGAAGAGTCTTGCCGCACTGGAACGCTGGGCGGAGTCGCACCCGACCCATGTCAGAATATTCGGTGCGGCGATGAAGTATCTCTCGACGCTCGGGCCGTCAGCAAAACTGCGGCTCTATCACGAGGTCACGGTGGCGGCCGCGGACGAGCAGTTCTTTGAATACCTGAACTGTCGTGCGAAGACCGGTATGCTGGCGGCGGTGGAGACCGTCGGCGGCTAG
- a CDS encoding HAD family hydrolase encodes MVTVYFDLDGTLTNPKPGITRSIQYALERLNVAVPSEDELVWCIGPPLHASLEKLTGSSELADRALLLYRERFSDVGLFENEAYGGITETLSSLAAMTPRMFVATSKPAVYANRIIDHFGLRPYFERVFGSELDGTRVDKRDLLRYALDETRVDPAGAIMIGDRSHDVVGARTNGMTAIGVLYGYGSEAELRDAGAHHICAAHPELLGHCVA; translated from the coding sequence ATGGTTACAGTCTATTTTGATCTCGACGGCACGCTGACCAACCCGAAACCCGGGATCACGCGCTCGATTCAGTACGCGCTGGAGCGGCTGAACGTCGCAGTGCCGAGCGAGGACGAGCTAGTCTGGTGCATCGGCCCGCCCCTGCATGCCAGCCTGGAGAAGCTCACCGGCAGTTCGGAACTCGCCGACCGCGCGCTGCTGCTCTATCGCGAGCGCTTCAGCGATGTCGGCCTGTTCGAGAACGAGGCCTACGGCGGAATCACCGAGACATTGTCATCGCTCGCGGCGATGACGCCGCGCATGTTCGTGGCGACCAGCAAGCCCGCGGTCTATGCCAACCGCATCATCGATCATTTCGGCCTGCGGCCCTATTTCGAGCGCGTGTTCGGCTCCGAGCTCGACGGCACGCGCGTCGACAAGCGCGACCTGCTGCGCTACGCGCTCGACGAAACCAGGGTCGATCCCGCTGGCGCGATCATGATCGGCGACCGCAGCCATGACGTGGTCGGCGCCCGCACCAATGGCATGACCGCGATCGGCGTGCTGTACGGCTATGGCAGCGAAGCCGAACTGAGAGATGCCGGCGCGCATCATATCTGCGCCGCGCATCCTGAGCTGCTCGGACACTGCGTGGCCTAG
- a CDS encoding TRAP transporter substrate-binding protein, whose translation MLPDLLLPMRFPARGIRAFLAVAVLVLSAAPAMAQVNWRMTTEYPQSNISGIGLAAFADRVAARTNGFVTVTNAFDNELKINSGEMPRAALDGRIAGGDAFAGALSGLDPVLGLSTLPFLVQSIEVARAANARARPLYEKALAARGLKLLYLTIWPATGLWSDRALSGADDLPKLNLRAYDANSSAVMRAAGTNAQFLPMDKALAGLKEHQLNAFLTSGDGGAGRKLWDFLPHFTAINYAMPISIAFVRSEAFAGLPEPMQREVLAAAAETEQSQFALLAHRTAENYARMRDNGVNITEPAPPFLVAALRSAATGTIAAWEAQASPDAAAIVEWARQQ comes from the coding sequence ATGCTGCCTGACCTGCTTCTCCCAATGCGCTTCCCCGCCAGAGGGATCCGCGCGTTCCTCGCCGTCGCCGTCCTCGTCCTGTCCGCCGCGCCGGCCATGGCGCAGGTCAACTGGCGGATGACCACGGAATATCCGCAAAGCAATATCTCCGGGATCGGCCTCGCCGCTTTCGCCGATCGCGTCGCGGCACGCACAAACGGCTTCGTGACCGTGACGAACGCCTTCGACAACGAGCTCAAGATCAATTCGGGCGAGATGCCGCGCGCCGCGCTGGACGGCCGGATCGCCGGCGGCGACGCCTTCGCAGGCGCGCTCTCGGGCCTCGATCCCGTGCTCGGGCTCTCCACCCTGCCCTTTCTGGTGCAATCGATCGAGGTCGCCCGTGCCGCCAACGCGCGCGCACGCCCGCTCTACGAGAAGGCGCTCGCCGCGCGCGGCCTCAAACTGCTCTATCTGACGATCTGGCCTGCGACCGGCCTCTGGTCGGATCGCGCGCTCTCAGGCGCCGACGATTTGCCGAAGCTGAATTTGCGGGCCTACGATGCCAACTCCAGCGCGGTCATGCGCGCAGCCGGCACGAACGCGCAGTTCCTGCCGATGGACAAAGCGCTGGCCGGCTTGAAGGAACATCAACTGAATGCGTTCCTCACCTCGGGCGACGGCGGCGCCGGGCGAAAACTCTGGGACTTCCTGCCGCATTTCACCGCCATTAATTACGCGATGCCGATCTCGATCGCCTTCGTCCGCAGCGAGGCGTTTGCCGGGCTTCCCGAGCCGATGCAGCGCGAGGTGCTGGCGGCCGCAGCCGAGACCGAGCAGAGCCAGTTCGCGCTGCTGGCACATCGGACCGCCGAGAATTATGCGCGCATGCGCGACAATGGCGTCAACATCACCGAGCCGGCGCCACCGTTCCTTGTCGCGGCACTCCGCAGTGCGGCGACAGGCACAATCGCCGCCTGGGAGGCCCAGGCGAGCCCGGATGCGGCCGCGATCGTCGAATGGGCCCGGCAGCAATGA
- a CDS encoding lytic transglycosylase domain-containing protein, whose product MADYLVAHHADARHGDAWAALARIASLLVAAMLGSTTAAAAWDSSPAKTNVAVPSVEELAHPPEKPDGRESDTRESICLIVEAAARDANLPLEFFARVIWQESRFQADAVGPMTRSGEHAQGIAQFMPGTASERGLLNPFNPVQALPKSAEFLNELRNQFGNLGLAAAAYNAGPRRVQEWLAGTGGMPEQTRNYVYAITGTSVDAWAKAGATGKGPPSAPPTSCRDLMALLKRAPNAFVAELEQHVELAAAKVWGVQLAAGFDRNKALAMYSRAVTKLSAVIGERDPSLLTSVMRSRGTRAFYQVRIGADTRNEADDLCNRIRKAGGACFVLKNRGMRG is encoded by the coding sequence ATGGCAGATTATCTTGTCGCACACCACGCTGATGCGCGCCACGGCGATGCCTGGGCAGCGCTGGCGCGAATTGCATCACTCCTTGTTGCCGCGATGCTCGGCTCGACGACGGCGGCCGCGGCATGGGACAGTTCGCCCGCCAAGACCAATGTCGCCGTCCCGAGCGTCGAGGAGCTCGCGCATCCGCCGGAGAAGCCGGATGGGCGCGAGAGCGACACGCGGGAATCCATCTGCCTGATTGTCGAGGCCGCGGCGCGCGATGCCAATCTGCCGCTGGAGTTCTTCGCGCGCGTGATCTGGCAGGAGAGCCGCTTCCAGGCTGATGCGGTGGGGCCAATGACGCGCAGCGGCGAACATGCACAGGGGATTGCGCAGTTCATGCCAGGCACCGCGAGCGAGCGCGGCCTGCTCAATCCCTTCAATCCGGTGCAGGCGCTGCCGAAGTCGGCGGAGTTTCTGAACGAGCTGCGCAACCAGTTCGGCAATCTCGGCCTTGCGGCCGCGGCCTACAATGCCGGTCCGCGCAGGGTTCAGGAGTGGCTCGCCGGCACCGGCGGCATGCCGGAGCAGACCCGCAACTACGTCTATGCCATCACCGGTACCAGCGTCGATGCCTGGGCCAAGGCGGGCGCGACCGGCAAGGGCCCGCCGAGCGCACCGCCGACCAGCTGCCGCGATCTGATGGCGCTCTTGAAGCGCGCGCCGAATGCCTTTGTTGCCGAGCTCGAGCAGCATGTCGAGCTTGCCGCCGCAAAGGTCTGGGGCGTGCAGCTCGCCGCCGGCTTCGACCGCAACAAGGCGCTGGCGATGTATTCCCGGGCCGTCACCAAGCTGAGCGCCGTGATCGGCGAGCGTGATCCGAGCCTGCTGACCTCGGTGATGCGCAGCCGCGGCACACGCGCGTTCTACCAGGTGCGCATCGGCGCGGACACGCGCAACGAGGCGGATGACCTGTGCAACCGCATCCGCAAGGCGGGCGGCGCCTGCTTCGTGCTGAAGAACCGGGGTATGCGTGGTTAG